In a genomic window of Deltaproteobacteria bacterium:
- a CDS encoding heme-binding protein, protein MKTLTAVSTLLLVFGLSTAVSAQTVQKKGLTLEGAKKVIATAVAEAKKLNAPGAAIAVVDDGGNLMAAERLDGTFAAGANISIGKARTAAIFKRPTKAFEEIINKGRTAMTSLSDFTPLQGGVPIMVDGQIVGAIGVSGAASAQQDEDLAIAGANALR, encoded by the coding sequence ATGAAAACTCTCACAGCTGTTTCCACTCTGCTATTGGTCTTCGGCCTTTCAACCGCTGTAAGCGCGCAGACGGTGCAAAAGAAAGGATTGACTCTCGAGGGCGCCAAGAAAGTCATCGCGACCGCGGTCGCCGAAGCGAAAAAGCTCAACGCGCCCGGCGCTGCCATCGCCGTCGTCGACGACGGCGGCAACCTGATGGCCGCCGAGCGGCTCGATGGGACTTTTGCCGCCGGAGCGAACATCTCCATCGGCAAGGCGCGCACGGCCGCCATCTTTAAACGGCCGACCAAGGCCTTCGAAGAAATCATCAACAAAGGTCGCACGGCGATGACATCCCTCAGCGATTTCACCCCGCTGCAAGGCGGCGTGCCCATCATGGTCGACGGTCAGATCGTCGGCGCCATTGGTGTCAGCGGCGCAGCGAGCGCACAGCAAGATGAAGATCTGGCCATTGCAGGCGCGAATGCACTGCGCTAA
- a CDS encoding alkaline phosphatase — protein MPTQLRPSSILFFFLIVVSGCAARAPESSAPKARNVILLIGDGMGFSELALARLASVGPGGKLHMDHPPYLTAMTTHALDKVVTDSAASGVAMASGEKTNNHSIGVDPDGKPLSTVLEEAKASGKSTGLVSTSRITDATPAVFAAHLNVPREAIGARWENDVPASYLKTGVDVMLGGGLRHWIPKSTSGSARADESDHLAAASKSGYRVARSRDELTAIEATSTTKVLGLFTPSYMSFEIDRDAKREPSLAEMTAKSLEILGRNPNGFFLMVEAGLIDVAAHAWDGATLVREVIALDAAVKVAFDYAQRRNDTLVLVTADHAAGGLSIPEPINLKTLAAAKSSIAAMIRRLKPGMANLREILRDQAGIDISDAEIESIRNPKGAHVGGVTHKALQSVIGRGGWEIAAMIAHRAGLNWNSSDIHGRSEKTYGHEGSPVPLYGYGPGAEQVRGLLDNTDVARIIRKAYGMN, from the coding sequence ATGCCAACCCAACTACGCCCGTCCTCGATCCTATTTTTCTTTTTGATCGTCGTATCCGGCTGCGCCGCCCGCGCACCGGAATCTTCTGCGCCAAAAGCGCGCAACGTAATCTTGCTGATCGGCGATGGCATGGGGTTCTCCGAGCTGGCGTTGGCGCGCCTGGCTAGCGTCGGCCCGGGCGGGAAATTGCACATGGACCACCCGCCCTATCTCACAGCGATGACAACCCATGCACTCGACAAAGTGGTCACCGACTCGGCCGCCAGCGGCGTAGCCATGGCCAGCGGGGAAAAAACTAACAATCACTCCATCGGCGTCGATCCCGACGGTAAACCTCTGAGCACGGTCTTGGAGGAAGCCAAAGCTTCCGGAAAGTCCACCGGCCTAGTCTCCACTTCGCGCATCACCGATGCCACGCCGGCGGTGTTTGCTGCGCACTTGAACGTGCCCCGCGAGGCCATCGGCGCGCGGTGGGAGAATGACGTGCCGGCGTCCTATTTGAAGACCGGCGTCGATGTGATGCTGGGCGGCGGCCTGCGCCACTGGATTCCCAAGTCCACCAGCGGCAGCGCGCGCGCCGATGAAAGCGATCATCTCGCGGCGGCAAGCAAGAGCGGTTATCGTGTCGCGCGCTCGCGCGATGAGCTCACTGCCATCGAGGCGACATCGACGACCAAAGTGCTGGGATTATTCACGCCCAGCTACATGTCGTTTGAAATCGACCGTGACGCAAAGAGAGAACCGAGCTTGGCCGAAATGACGGCGAAATCGCTGGAAATCCTCGGCCGCAACCCCAACGGTTTTTTTCTGATGGTAGAGGCAGGGCTGATCGACGTGGCCGCCCACGCCTGGGATGGCGCGACGCTGGTGCGCGAGGTCATTGCGCTAGATGCCGCGGTCAAGGTCGCCTTCGACTATGCGCAACGGCGCAACGACACTCTCGTGTTGGTCACCGCTGATCACGCTGCGGGCGGCTTGAGCATTCCGGAACCTATCAATCTCAAAACCCTCGCCGCGGCGAAATCTTCGATTGCCGCAATGATCAGACGGCTAAAACCTGGGATGGCGAACCTGCGCGAAATCCTGCGCGATCAGGCGGGCATCGACATAAGCGACGCGGAGATTGAGAGCATCCGCAATCCCAAAGGCGCGCATGTGGGCGGCGTCACCCACAAAGCGCTGCAATCGGTGATCGGCCGCGGCGGTTGGGAAATCGCCGCCATGATCGCCCACCGCGCCGGCTTGAACTGGAATTCCTCCGACATCCATGGCCGCTCAGAAAAAACCTACGGCCACGAAGGCTCGCCCGTGCCACTCTACGGCTACGGCCCCGGCGCTGAACAAGTCCGCGGCCTGCTCGATAACACCGACGTGGCAAGAATCATCCGCAAGGCCTATGGGATGAACTAG
- a CDS encoding DUF3891 family protein yields the protein MVIRELKDGRSYVSLQEDHAELSAQFAAHWGNNRFSKLRPYDTMVFATTYHDSGYREFEGNPPMNVEKGRPYAHREEVPNFEATELKAYMKNVEWLSLQDLYAGLLVSMHRTGLWHNRYNVLTAPAGRLRERSQAVQNAKKELEAHQEQMKQRLASRIPNFENELAYNYMALQIFDLLSLYFCCDGYANDTEFKEYKIAPVRVSYDSKETVTLTIKPNAKGGVIIDPYPFDVSPIQFSARARIVAPPSEKSEAACAEAYHKAARQLLTFQASE from the coding sequence ATGGTTATCCGAGAGCTCAAAGACGGCCGTTCCTACGTCAGCCTGCAAGAAGACCACGCTGAATTGTCAGCGCAGTTCGCCGCCCACTGGGGCAACAATCGCTTTTCCAAACTCCGCCCCTACGACACCATGGTCTTCGCTACGACCTACCATGACAGCGGTTATCGCGAATTCGAAGGCAACCCACCGATGAATGTCGAAAAAGGCCGCCCCTACGCCCACCGCGAAGAGGTTCCCAACTTCGAAGCAACCGAACTCAAGGCCTACATGAAAAACGTCGAATGGCTGAGCCTGCAGGATCTATACGCCGGATTGCTGGTGTCGATGCACCGCACGGGCCTGTGGCACAACCGCTACAATGTATTGACCGCGCCCGCGGGCCGGTTGCGCGAGCGCAGCCAAGCCGTGCAAAACGCCAAAAAAGAATTGGAGGCGCACCAAGAACAAATGAAGCAAAGATTGGCGTCACGAATCCCGAATTTCGAAAACGAGCTCGCCTATAACTACATGGCGCTGCAAATTTTCGATCTGCTGTCGCTCTACTTCTGCTGTGATGGCTACGCCAACGACACTGAATTTAAAGAATATAAAATTGCCCCGGTTCGCGTTTCCTACGACAGCAAAGAGACCGTGACCCTGACGATCAAACCAAATGCCAAAGGCGGCGTGATCATCGACCCGTACCCATTCGACGTGAGCCCTATACAATTCTCCGCGCGCGCACGTATCGTCGCACCGCCGAGTGAAAAAAGCGAAGCGGCCTGCGCCGAGGCCTATCACAAGGCGGCGCGGCAGTTGTTGACGTTTCAGGCGTCGGAGTAG
- a CDS encoding ribbon-helix-helix protein, CopG family: MTIDLPRIVEQELRELAKKQNRDLSELIEEAVCQYLEATAITDICPADVAETQTKLLN, translated from the coding sequence ATGACCATTGATCTTCCCAGAATTGTCGAGCAAGAGCTTCGCGAGCTGGCGAAAAAGCAAAATCGCGATTTGTCCGAGCTCATCGAAGAAGCTGTTTGTCAGTATCTAGAAGCTACTGCCATTACGGATATTTGCCCTGCTGATGTAGCTGAGACCCAAACCAAACTGCTTAATTGA